One window from the genome of Natator depressus isolate rNatDep1 chromosome 27, rNatDep2.hap1, whole genome shotgun sequence encodes:
- the C27H17orf113 gene encoding uncharacterized protein C17orf113 homolog produces the protein MVPPGKKPAGETSNSNKKCKRYFNEHWKEEFTWLEFDYERKLMFCIECRQALVKNKHGKAENAFTVGTDNFQRHALLRHVTSGAHRQALAVNREQLAFEARVHNHQELRSVIKVDVNPAKIAVLTTVYWMAKEEIPDEKCSSLLEFQKFNLCQALLTSEHNDCYHPSSVKEMQAAIVKVLHNEDRHKMKASPFVGLVVDEMVDILEHRNLVMFTTTISPCDGQTSITFLGSFELPAGEAYTVADKAVEVMHSFGVPTVKITWLSSESSSLMADRLNGVGTKLKSICPLLTEMHCMSHGSSLLPAESVVNIDYVRKYETTVDAVYRLYSNFKGESNSLQELQSVLDLCEIDLEGPKTIHWTSIFPAVEAIDSSWPTLVLLLESESQRSPVAFGLCEELKKFQFVAFTKILLDVLPVFQKLSRFPQIEDFDLSILKPIVSATATTLQAQKTTSGQNFQEFLNEMNEHPREDREDESRFYYKGVELASCSKLHLKNFEHLKETYLESVRGNLLDRFPSHVLEAVNSFSAIFNPKCYPQSLDDISSYGITELNFLLQAYSRVVVSERALNDFPLFKRIVFSLSQLSFKDLCIKLVYSHSEMHELFPDFAVLAAIALVLPLGSVLYEKINRGRALMKRSQWRYAKDSSLSNFMKIAIDGPTMNEFDFALAIEYYESLRESDFIMAQVQ, from the exons ATGGTGCCTCCAGGGAAAAAGCCAGCCGGGGAAACTTCCAATTCCAACAAAAAGTGCAAGCGCTATTTCAATGAGCACTGGAAGGAGGAATTTACGTGGCTGGAGTTTGACTATGAAAGGAAACTCATGTTTTGCATAGAGTGTCGCCAGGCACTGGTGAAGAATAAACACGGCAAAGCGGAGAATGCCTTTACCGTGGGCACGGATAACTTCCAGCGCCATGCTTTGCTGCGGCACGTCACCTCTGGAGCTCACCGCCAGGCACTGGCGGTTAACAGAGAGCAGCTGGCTTTTGAAGCTCGCGTCCATAACCACCAAGAGCTGCGCTCCGTCATCAAGGTGGACGTGAACCCCGCCAAGATCGCTGTCCTCACCACCGTGTACTGGATGGCTAAGGAGGAGATCCCGGACGAGAAGTGCTCCTCGCTGCTTGAGTTCCAGAAGTTCAATCTCTGCCAGGCGTTGCTGACCTCGGAGCACAATGACTGTTACCACCCCAGCAGCGTCAAAGAGATGCAG GCAGCGATCGTTAAAGTCCTTCACAATGAGGACAGGCACAAGATGAAAGCCTCGCCGTTCGTTGGGCTGGTGGTGGACGAGATGGTCGACATTCTGGAGCACAGGAACCTGGTCATGTTTACAACCACCATCTCCCCGTGCGACGGGCAGACCTCCATCACATTCCTGGGCAGCTTTGAGCTGCCAGCTGGGGAGGCCTACACTGTGGCGGACAAAGCGGTCGAGGTGATGCACTCTTTTGGCGTTCCCACCGTGAAGATCACGTGGCTCAGCTCTGAAAGCTCTTCCCTGATGGCCGATAGGCTGAATGGGGTGGGGACCAAGCTGAAGTCCATCTGTCCTCTTCTCACTGAGATGCACTGCATGTCCCACgggagctccctgctgccagctgagAGTGTTGTAAATATCGACTATGTCCGGAAATACGAGACCACGGTGGACGCTGTCTACCGACTCTACTCCAACTTCAAAGGGGAGAGCAACAgcctccaggagctgcagagtgTCCTGGATCTATGCGAGATAGACCTGGAGGGCCCCAAGACCATCCACTGGACTTCCATCTTCCCAGCTGTGGAGGCAATTGACTCCTCATGGCCTACGTTGGTGCTTCTTCTGGAGAGTGAGTCGCAGAGGTCCCCCGTGGCGTTTGGCCTCTGCGAAGAGCTCAAGAAGTTCCAGTTCGTGGCTTTCACAAAGATCCTCCTGGATGTCCTCCCCGTCTTCCAGAAGCTGAGTCGGTTCCCCCAGATTGAGGACTTCGATCTCTCCATCCTGAAGCCCATCGTCTCTGCCACCGCCACCACCCTGCAAGCCCAGAAGACCACGAGCGGCCAGAATTTCCAGGAGTTCCTCAACGAGATGAATGAGCATCCTCGAGAGGACCGGGAAGATGAGAGCCGTTTCTACTACAAGGGGGTGGAGCTTGCCAGCTGCTCCAAGTTGCACCTGAAGAACTTTGAGCACTTGAAGGAGACCTACCTCGAGAGTGTGCGGGGCAACTTGCTGGATAGGTTCCCTAGCCACGTGCTTGAGGCTGTCAACTCCTTCTCCGCCATCTTTAACCCCAAGTGCTACCCCCAGTCTTTGGATGATATCAGCAGCTACGGCATCACCGAACTGAACTTCCTCTTGCAGGCTTATTCCCGGGTGGTGGTGAGTGAAAGGGCACTGAACGATTTCCCTCTTTTCAAACGGATAGTGTTCAGCCTCAGCCAGTTATCCTTCAAGGACCTGTGCATCAAGCTGGTTTACAGCCATTCCGAAATGCACGAGCTCTTCCCGGACTTTGCTGTCCTGGCTGCCATTGCTCTGGTCTTGCCTCTTGGCTCGGTGCTCTATGAGAAGATCAACCGGGGCCGGGCACTCATGAAACGCAGCCAGTGGCGCTATGCGAAGGACTCCAGCCTGTCCAACTTCATGAAAATCGCTATAGACGGGCCCACCATGAACGAGTTTGACTTTGCGTTAGCCATCGAGTATTACGAAAGTCTGAGAGAATCCGACTTCATCATGGCACAGGTTCAATAA